CAGCTCGTATCGCTTCGTCTGAAGTCCTGAAGCCCGGGCGGGCGGGATGACGCGCCGCCGGGTCAGGGCTGCTTCTGGCGGCTCGTGGCCTGGCGGTGCGCCTGGATCTGCCGCAGGCGCTCCTCGTGGTACGCCTCCATCGGCACGTCCCCCCGGCGAGCGCCGGCCCGGAGTGCGTCGAGCGCCGAGCGCTCCGCCTGGAGCCCGGGGGGCGCGTCCTTCTCGAGTGAAGGCAGCGGGTGCTGGGCGTCGTAGTAGTTGAGGGAGATGCCGCGAGCATCCACCGCTGCCAGCAGCCCCAGCGACACCGTGGCGCCCGCCACCCAGGGCAGCAGCAGCGTTGCGAAGGACGGCACCGGGCCGGGCTGCCGCGCGTTTTCTGGAGCGGCCTCCGTGCCCCGTCCCCAGACAGCGGGGAAGTGGCGCGCGGCGGACATGAGCCCCAGCAGCGCCACCCAGCCCAGGCCCGCGAGCGCCAGCACGGCGCGCGGGTCCGTCTCCGCCTCGCTGGCCTCCGGACCCATCGCCTTCGCGACGAGGAAGGCCACGGAGGACACCGCGTTGTTGGCGGCGTGCGCGCCGATGCTCGGCCACAGCGAGCCCGTGCGCAGGTAGAGCCACCCGAACAGCAGGCCCAGCTCCACGCGGGCGACGAAGCCCACCGGGTCCAGGTGGAACGCGCTGAACACCACCGAGGAGATGACCAGCGCGCGCACCGGTGACGCCGGGCGCGCGGGGGTGAGCCCCTTCTGGAAGATGCCCCGGAAGAAGAACTCCTCGCACAGGGGCGCGGCCACGGTGACGCCCGCGAGGATGAGGGCCAGCTCCACGCTCGTCTGTCCCTGGAAGAGGCGCGAGCCGTCGAAGAGTTTTGTCAGCCACTCGGGGGCGACCTTCTGGGCCAGGAACTGGATGGGCACCACCAGCGCGAAGAAGTTGGCCACGCCCAGCAGGAAGCCGAAGACGGTGGACGCGCGGGGCACGGGCGTCAGGCCCGTGTAGACGGCGGGCCGCCACCTGGCGAAGCGCAGCATCACCCAGCCCAGCGCCAGGAAGACGAACAGCTCCGTGAACCAGATGCCGAACGCCGGGTTGAGGAACTGCACGGTGCCGCCCACCAGGATGAAGAGCGCCAGCCCGAGCGCCGCGCTGCCCACCGCCAGCGTGCGGGGACTCATCGACGGCTCCGGGGAGGGAGGCTCGGGCGGCCGTGAGTCGCTGGGAGCGGAGTCTTCCACCTGTTCGTCTCCTTGCTGCGCAAAGCTGAACTGCCCTGGACTGGGGATTCCTATCCTGTCGGCGCCTCGTCGTCCTTCTTCCTGGCTCGGACCTCGCGGCGGACGTGGTGGCGGTGCTCGCGGAGGCCTGGGAGGGCGCAGGACGAGCGGGCCGGGGGCCGGGCTATATCCGCGTGTAGAGGAAGCTCTCCGTGACGGGCTTGCCACCCTCGTCGCCCTCGATGCGGGCCGTGAGCCGGTCCTGTGACTCGCGCTGGTAGCGGATGCGCTTCGGGTGGTCGTGCGCGGGATTCTCGAAGAGGGCTTCCCCTTCCGCGCAATGCACGAGCTTGAACTCCACGCCTGGGCGGGCCTTCGGGTGGGCGATGTAATAGAGCCCGTCGGCCCGCGCCTCGATGCGCAGGTACTCGAAGAACACCGTCCTGCCGCCCGAGACGTAGCGGCTCATGCCGAGCATCGAGTTGCCCGCCGCCCGGGTCCAGTGCTCGTCCACGACTCCCGGGCCGGACGCCCCCTGCCAGTCGCCTGCCAGCCATGCCACGTCATCGATGGACGCGCCACACGTGGAGGCACGGGCCTGGGCCTCGGGCAGGGGGCGGACG
The nucleotide sequence above comes from Pyxidicoccus xibeiensis. Encoded proteins:
- a CDS encoding type II CAAX endopeptidase family protein, whose protein sequence is MEDSAPSDSRPPEPPSPEPSMSPRTLAVGSAALGLALFILVGGTVQFLNPAFGIWFTELFVFLALGWVMLRFARWRPAVYTGLTPVPRASTVFGFLLGVANFFALVVPIQFLAQKVAPEWLTKLFDGSRLFQGQTSVELALILAGVTVAAPLCEEFFFRGIFQKGLTPARPASPVRALVISSVVFSAFHLDPVGFVARVELGLLFGWLYLRTGSLWPSIGAHAANNAVSSVAFLVAKAMGPEASEAETDPRAVLALAGLGWVALLGLMSAARHFPAVWGRGTEAAPENARQPGPVPSFATLLLPWVAGATVSLGLLAAVDARGISLNYYDAQHPLPSLEKDAPPGLQAERSALDALRAGARRGDVPMEAYHEERLRQIQAHRQATSRQKQP
- a CDS encoding DUF6265 family protein, whose product is MPRRMPLPPLVLGVLCATALPSCRSAVRPLPEAQARASTCGASIDDVAWLAGDWQGASGPGVVDEHWTRAAGNSMLGMSRYVSGGRTVFFEYLRIEARADGLYYIAHPKARPGVEFKLVHCAEGEALFENPAHDHPKRIRYQRESQDRLTARIEGDEGGKPVTESFLYTRI